The Chloroflexota bacterium genome has a window encoding:
- a CDS encoding methyltransferase domain-containing protein: MSCFRVAHAIRERSLPLILPAAVAALGLAQTARWALQAVPVACHARENEAHTPPPLTDRPGPRSGPAASHPLSPDGPSGSEMPTTGRGLRECRRLIDDVNRSWASWPGSIVRAPRLTEPHYLQHRRLLLTLVLAIERFLTTAQGLTIVDIGAGKKPYFPFWASRARHYVGVDLPGTPYSQVYAASERLPLRSESLDVVVSTQMLEHADDPAAVLRECHRALRPGGLIFASTHGASYYHPIPVDHWRWTHTGLRKLFEQAGFRVRSIEGTTGTLTTLTTLLASYYLGAAHRLGCERLASRALAPVNLAVRFLDGVDRRPPTDEAQLQWGAMPWTYLVVAERTA, from the coding sequence TTCCGTGTCGCGCACGCGATTCGCGAGCGCTCGCTGCCGCTGATCTTGCCCGCGGCCGTCGCCGCCCTGGGCCTGGCGCAGACTGCCCGCTGGGCGCTCCAGGCTGTGCCAGTGGCATGCCACGCTCGCGAGAACGAGGCACACACTCCCCCACCCTTGACGGATCGGCCCGGACCCCGCAGCGGCCCTGCCGCCAGCCACCCCCTGTCGCCTGATGGCCCCTCGGGCAGCGAGATGCCGACGACGGGCCGTGGCCTCCGGGAGTGCCGCCGGCTGATCGACGACGTCAATCGATCCTGGGCCTCCTGGCCGGGCTCCATCGTGCGAGCGCCCCGCCTGACCGAGCCGCACTATCTCCAGCATCGTCGGCTGCTGTTGACCCTGGTGCTGGCCATCGAGCGCTTCCTGACGACGGCCCAGGGTCTGACGATCGTCGATATCGGTGCTGGCAAGAAGCCGTACTTTCCGTTCTGGGCGTCTCGGGCACGCCACTATGTGGGCGTCGATCTGCCGGGGACGCCGTACTCGCAGGTCTACGCCGCGTCCGAGCGGCTTCCGCTGCGAAGCGAGTCGCTCGACGTGGTCGTTTCCACGCAGATGCTGGAGCACGCGGACGACCCGGCGGCGGTGTTGCGCGAGTGTCATCGCGCGCTGCGGCCGGGCGGCTTGATCTTTGCATCAACGCACGGTGCATCGTACTACCATCCGATCCCGGTCGATCACTGGCGATGGACGCACACCGGCCTGCGGAAGTTGTTCGAGCAGGCTGGCTTTCGGGTGCGCAGTATCGAGGGTACGACCGGGACGCTGACGACGCTTACGACCCTGTTGGCGAGCTACTATCTCGGGGCGGCGCACCGGCTGGGCTGCGAGCGTCTGGCCTCGCGTGCGCTGGCGCCCGTGAACCTCGCGGTGCGGTTCCTGGATGGCGTGGATCGCCGGCCGCCGACCGACGAAGCGCAGCTACAGTGGGGCGCGATGCCGTG